One Camelina sativa cultivar DH55 chromosome 3, Cs, whole genome shotgun sequence genomic window carries:
- the LOC104778978 gene encoding uncharacterized protein LOC104778978, whose amino-acid sequence IGKTTGNKIRNCSSRRFESVADVQLKQRRGYIWAIADGLNAALAAISAKFFSSLVIKYGLVVMCNVVMWACYVNSLRALSSLQATVTNFAANFLSSGLAGLFLFQESLSFRWFAGALSITIGVLILSKSSVDKKVSSD is encoded by the exons ATTGGTAAAACTACCGGAAACAAAATCCGAAATTGCAGCAGTCGCAG GTTTGAATCGGTGGCTGATGTACAATTGAAGCAAAGAAGAGGATACATCTGGGCAATCGCAGATGGTCTCAATGCAGCTCTTGCCGCCATCTCTGCCAAGTTCTTCTCATCTCTC GTGATCAAGTATGGGTTAGTTGTAATGTGCAATGTGGTTATGTGGGCATGTTATGTAAACAGTTTAAGAGCTCTCTCGTCTTTACAAGCTACTGTTACAAACTTTGCTGCTAATTTCCTATCTTCCGGTTTAGCtggtctctttctttttcaagaaTCTTTATCCTTCCGC TGGTTTGCAGGAGCTTTATCGATTACCATTGGAGTTCTGATCCTCAGTAAGTCGAGTGTCGATAAGAAGGTTAGCTCCGATTAG